In Pelodiscus sinensis isolate JC-2024 chromosome 2, ASM4963464v1, whole genome shotgun sequence, the following proteins share a genomic window:
- the ASXL3 gene encoding putative Polycomb group protein ASXL3 isoform X7: MGSDGVLRLSSSALNNEFFAYAAQGWKQRLAEGEFTPEMQLRIRQEIEKEKKTEPWKERFFERFYGEKLGMSREESMKLTAVQNSDEDENSLLCGASDMPGPSKQTTFEDHEQKSMKIAPLPEKDFCQSLCKVEQVPVKDLMGESDSEDILVPDESVIQEEIAEEVETSICECQEENHKTEHEFSEEPVSPPGASEDVEAVPLVDNSASCVVMNDAIDTLSHIEIKVELKSECPQEDMSVVIDHLEDGLSPAQSASPTNSVSDTAEKDSESTKELSAPETHKSALQGSLFTHGGIAVDMELQSDPDEQLSENACISETSFSSESPEGPCISIASPGGDTQSTSEEPCTPASLETACSSEASSGENIEADSQQKTIEESLHTPLMSEISPVSTSPVISEASLTSNLPLTSEASPASNLPLTSETSPMSDLPLTSETSSVSSVLLASETSAATSLPFLSETSPISNSPQSERLTLQQRKSPCLCEESLSPLKEETSAIPKASPEENLVVQEKQIQSITETMKLGPLAIIPESSILEEPQSKNLTHQSCRSHTETEKSYIASISELSSPEVIKIKNHSVPQRAEKKGVLSPLEASVVSEGIVGKSSELLPVKPHDKLYTSSVEKTSFLEVCRSKSHKQQSNAQIRLESSHSSKLLETTKSPEVRIENRDSEVPKRKTAEQHSFGICKEKRARIEDDQSNRNTALTSPSEKEQPPREEPRVPPLKIQLSKIGPPFIIKSQPVLKPEPRVSPSTSVSSGRNTGARTLADIKARAQQARAQREAAAAAAVAAAASIVSGAMGSPCEGGKTRTLAHIKEQTKAKLFAKHQARAHLLQTCKEAKSQLSAKEGPSSLETSTPSDTKIEVSTGVIIVNPNCRSPSNKSAHLRETNTLLQQSLNTATLPETATDISVHSSDENIPMPHLCEKSISSTSTENNNVPMLYSKHSVPVSACSTAMSGTIQDLPFASSVDKSSVLMSIDSTNTTISACSVNMLKSTPGVDTQCIAIVPKCIDNTIVPASIDSTVLSNSNDEKRLPISSSSANNAVSSQYTTVPTSSIASTLPNHLPGSSVLIPPVGTTSRFSSDKIAITGCNEQSTVSINTTVRAALSCSDAAAVVDSVTRPPISMFTGNMVTVSSYDNATKLSADNLEKSSGPRNRIDLSCKSQPVSFTQTAMNRSIPCKVIVDHTTTLNSNLSLAASIENAENSIDLQSRLVRAETALQNVACPQVSVISRPEIVNNESLEHSASFITVTSKQEGKTLQSACSALQEVPLTPQDKLIEAVAPSQSFVEQLRGPATFKSEADAACVNHYNTNNRICWHDEEAMHTDQPVVSHLNPNKHKEYTEQTCLKNVKTEPSSYTQISELQSRNLITSIAVPVKSETSESDKCFRMDTEDFTGPEMPSQTAEIATSAQPTQTSKTSVTDSMEDTLSLTTETLKRVTSAGSSSCRLSSVEANNPLVTQLLQGNLPLEKVLPQPRSGAKLEINRLPLPLQTTSVCKTSASERSMVENPSSSPNADSKGFTAGNIVPLQIRKRENHPKKRMARTVGEHTQMKCEPGKLAMDTDVKVAPCVISSNANPLGHGQPFKQEWLSKHAVQNRIAHSPEIKQQKRPLPSCSFQQNLFHVDKNGSFHAEASTSHRQHFYQMAMAARGPIPTAALLQTPSKVPSGCNAFAFSRHLEQKSLGEVNISTAAHQLRLGSVFSPNIQVKEGDDIASASQTLQNKTLVHPPPPPIPNTEVPSDQKQPTVTMETIKRLSWPQPAGICSNIKSEPISFEEGLSNSCELGIKQASYDQNEVKEQLKAFALKNADFSSYLLSEPQKPFTQLTAQKIQTQHPQQQQQLCGNYPTIHFGSTSFKRAASAIEKSIGILGSGSNAAATGLSNQNIQIPVQKFADSSSADELELKCSCRLKAMIVCKGCGAFCHDDCIGPSKLCVACLVVR, from the exons ATGGGAAGTGATGGAGTTTTGCGCCTCAGTAGTTCCGCTCTAaataatgaattctttgcatatGCAGCACAAGGGTGGAAACAACGATTGGCAGAAG GAGAGTTTACTCCAGAAATGCAGTTGCGCATCAGACAAGAGattgaaaaggaaaagaaaacagaacCTTGGAAGGAAAGATTCTTTGAAAGATTTTATGGTGAAAA GTTGGGAATGTCCCGAGAAGAATCTATGAAGCTTACTGCCGTACAGAATAGTGATGAAGATGAGAATAGTTTACTGTGTGGGGCTTCTGACATGCCTGGTCCTTCTAAACAAACAACTTTTGAAGACCATGAACAAAAAAGCATGAAAATTGCACCTCTTCCTGAAAAAGATTTCTGCCAGTCTCTTTGTAAAGTGGAACAGGTTCCAGTCAAAGATTTAATGGGGGAATCAGATTCTGAGGATATCTTGGTGCCTGATGAATCTGTAATTCAGGAAGAGATTGCTGAGGAAGTTGAGACAAGTATCTGTGAATGCCAAGAGGAGAACCATAAAACAGAACATGAGTTTTCTGAGGAGCCAGTGAGCCCACCTGGTGCTAGCGAAGATGTGGAAGCAGTGCCCCTTGTAGATAACTCTGCATCCTGTGTGGTGATGAATGATGCAATTGATACTTTGTCTCATATTGAAATTAAAGTGGAGTTGAAGTCAGAATGTCCTCAGGAAGACATGTCAGTTGTAATTGATCATCTGGAGGATGGTTTATCACCTGCGCAGTCTGCCTCACCTACAAACTCTGTCAGTGATACAGCAGAGAAGGATTCTGAGTCTACAAAAGAGCTAAGTGCTCCAGAAACACACAAATCTGCTCTACAAGGCTCATTGTTCACTCACGGAGGCATTGCTGTGGATATGGAGCTACAGAGTGACCCTGATGAACAGTTATCTGAAAATGCTTGTATTTCTGAAACTTCCTTTTCCTCTGAAAGCCCAGAGGGACCTTGTATCAGtattgcctctccaggaggtGACACACAATCCACTTCAGAGGAACCTTGTACTCCAGCGTCTCTTGAAACGGCCTGTTCATCTGAGGCATCCAGTGGTGAAAATATTGAAGCTGATAGCCAGCAAAAGACTATTGAGGAAAGCCTTCACACACCTTTAATGTCAGAAATATCTCCAGTGTCCACTTCACCTGTAATCTCAGAAGCTTCTCTGACTTCAAACTTACCTTTGACGTCAGAGGCCTCACCAGCTTCTAATTTACCTTTAACATCAGAAACCTCTCCAATGTCTGATTTACCTTTAACATCAGAAACCTCTTCTGTGTCTTCTGTACTTCTTGCTTCTGAAACATCTGCGGCAACCAGTTTACCTTTTCTGTCAGAAACATCTCCAATTTCTAATTCACCACAGAGTGAAAGACTTACTCTGCAACAAAGGAAATCACCATGTTTATGTGAAGAATCCCTTTCCCCTTTAAAAGAAGAAACTTCAGCCATTCCTAAGGCATCTCCAGAGGAAAATCTTGTTGTGCAAGAGAAACAGATTCAGAGTATAACTGAAACTATGAAATTGGGTCCACTAGCAATTATACCTGAAAGTTCAATATTGGAAGAACCCCAAAGCAAAAATCTTACTCATCAGTCATGCAGGTCGCACACTGAAACTGAGAAATCTTATATTGCTTCCATTTCAGAGCTCTCTTCTCCAGAAGTGATCAAAATTAAAAATCACAGTGTTCCGCAAAGAGCTGAAAAGAAAGGTGTGCTCTCACCATTAGAGGCATCTGTCGTATCAGAAGGCATAGTGGGGAAAAGCTCTGAACTCCTTCCAGTTAAACCGCATGATAAACTATATACCTCATCTGTAGAAAAGACTTCATTCTTAGAAGTGTGCAGAAGTAAGTCTCACAAACAACAAAGCAATGCCCAGATCCGGCTGGAAAGTTCCCATTCTTCTAAGTTATTAGAAACCACAAAATCACCTGAAGTAAGGATTGAAAATAGAGATTCAGAAGTCCCAAAGAGGAAGACTGCGGAGCAGCACAGTTTTGGAATCTGTAAAGAGAAGAGAGCTAGAATAGAGGATGATCAGTCTAATCGTAATACTGCATTGACAAGTCCATCTGAGAAAGAGCAGCCACCTAGAGAAGAGCCCCGAGTCCCACCTCTCAAG atTCAACTTTCAAAAATTGGGCCACCTTTTATCATCAAGAGTCAGCCTGTTTTGAAACCAGAACCCAGGGTTTCCCCAAGTACATCAGTCAGCAGCGGGAGGAACACTGGGGCTAGAACTCTTGCTGATATCAAGGCGAGAGCTCAACAAGCTAGAgcccagagagaggctgcagccgcagctgctgtggcagcagctgcAAGCATAGTCTCCGGAGCAATGGGAAGTCCCTGTGAAGGTGGGAAGACAAGGACACTGGCACACATCAAGGAGCAAACAAAGGCCAAACTCTTTGCAAAGCATCAAGCCCGAGCACATTTACTCCAGACTTGTAAAGAAGCAAAGTCCCAGCTCAGTGCAAAGGAAGGTCCTTCATCTTTAGAGACCTCAACTCCTTCTGACACAAAGATTGAAGTTTCTACTGGTGTCATCATAGTTAATCCTAACTGCAGGTCTCCTAGCAACAAGTCTGCTCACCTCCGTGAAACTAACACTTTATTGCAGCAGTCACTGAACACAGCTACGTTGCCAGAAACTGCAACAGACATATCTGTGCACAGTTCTGATGAAAACATACCTATGCCACATTTGTGTGAGAAAAGTATCTCATCTACCTCCACTGAAAATAACAATGTGCCAATGCTTTATAGCAAACATTCAGTTCCTGTGTCTGCTTGCAGCACTGCTATGTCAGGAACAATTCAAGACCTCCCCTTTGCAAGTTCTGTTGATAAATCCTCTGTTTTAATGTCCATTGACAGTACAAACACAACCATTTCggcttgcagtgtaaacatgctgAAATCCACCCCAGGGGTTGATACCCAATGCATAGCCATTGTACCAAAATGTATTGATAACACTATTGTTCCAGCCTCTATAGACAGCACAGTCTTGTCAAATTCCAATGATGAGAAAAGGTTGCCAATATCAAGTAGCAGTGCTAATAATGCAGTCTCCAGTCAATATACCACTGTGCCAACTTCATCCATTGCAAGTACTTTGCCAAATCATCTTCCAGGTAGCTCTGTACTGATTCCCCCGGTGGGGACTACTTCTAGATTTTCTTCTGATAAGATAGCCATAACTGGATGCAATGAGCAAAGTACTGTATCCATTAACACTACAGTTAGAGCAGCTTTGAGCTGCAGTGATGCAGCTGCAGTAGTAGACTCTGTTACAAGGCCACCCATTTCAATGTTTACTGGTAATATGGTGACAGTAAGTTCTTACGACAACGCTACTAAATTAAGCGCTGACAACTTAGAAAAAAGTTCTGGACCACGAAACCGAATAGATCTGTCCTGTAAATCTCAACCAGTGAGCTTTACACAAACAGCCATGAATAGGTCTATACCTTGTAAAGTCATTGTTGATCACACTACAACATTAAATTCCAATTTGTCACTGGCTGCTTCCattgaaaatgcagaaaacagCATAGATCTGCAGAGCAGACTTGTGAGGGCAGAAACTGCCTTACAAAATGTAGCATGTCCTCAAGTGTCTGTAATAAGCAGGCCCGAAATAGTCAATAATGAAAGCCTTGAGCACAGTGCTAGCTTCATAACTGTTACATCAAAGCAAGAGGGCAAAACCTTGCAATCAGCTTGTTCAGCTCTTCAAGAAGTGCCTCTTACTCCTCAAGATAAACTAATTGAGGCTGTTGCCCCCAGCCAAAGTTTTGTGGAGCAGTTACGAGGTCCTGCCACCTTTAAAAGTGAAGCAGATGCTGCCTGTGTCAATCATTATAATACTAATAACAGAATTTGTTGGCATGATGAAGAGGCAATGCATACTGACCAGCCAGTGGTCAGCCATCTCAACCCAAATAAGCATAAAGAATACACAGAGCAGACctgtttaaaaaatgtcaaaacagAACCTTCAAGTTACACGCAAATCTCAGAGTTGCAGTCAAGAAATCTCATTACAAGCATTGCTGTTCCTGTTAAATCGGAAACTAGCGAATCTGACAAGTGCTTTAgaatggacactgaagattttaCGGGACCTGAAATGCCTAGCCAGACTGCAGAAATAGCCACAAGTGCACAGCCAACACAGACCTCCAAGACATCTGTTACAGATTCAATGGAGGACACTTTGTCATTGACAACGGAAACCCTAAAAAGAGTTACAAGTGCTGGAAGCTCTAGCTGTCGTTTGTCATCAGTTGAGGCCAATAATCCTCTAGTGACACAGTTACTGCAAGGCAACCTGCCTTTGGAAAAAGTGCTGCCGCAGCCCAGATCCGGAGCCAAACTAGAAATTAACAGGCTTCCCTTGCCTTTGCAAACTACCTCAGTGTGTAAAACATCAGCATCTGAGAGAAGTATGGTTGAAAATCCTTCCAGCTCACCCAATGCAGATAGTAAAGGATTTACAGCAGGCAACATTGTCCCACTGCAAATTAGAAAGCGGGAAAACCATCCAAAAAAGAGGATGGCCAGGACTGTGGGTGAGCACACTCAAATGAAATGTGAGCCTGGGAAGCTAGCAATGGACACAGATGTTAAAGTGGCTCCCTGTGTAATCAGTTCCAACGCGAATCCGTTAGGGCACGGTCAGCCATTTAAACAAGAGTGGCTGAGCAAACACGCAGTTCAAAACAGAATTGCTCACAGTCCAGAGATCAAGCAGCAGAAGAGGCCACTGCCTTCTTGCAGTTTCCAACAGAATTTATTTCATGTTGACAAAAATGGCAGTTTTCATGCAGAAGCTAGTACCTCACACAGACAGCATTTTTACCAAATGGCCATGGCTGCAAGAGGTCCCATTCCAACAGCAGCTTTGTTGCAAACTCCTTCAAAAGTCCCATCTGGCTGCAATGCATTTGCTTTCAGTAGGCACTTGGAGCAGAAGAGTTTGGGAGAGGTCAATATTTCTACAGCAGCTCACCAGCTGAGGCTAGGAAGTGTTTTTTCGCCTAATATTCAAGTTAAGGAAGGTGATGACATTGCTAGTGCCTCACAAACTCTACAGAATAAAACATTagtgcatcctcctcctccccctattCCAAACACAGAAGTCCCATCTGATCAAAAACAACCAACAGTCACTATGGAAACAATTAAAAGACTTAGTTGGCCTCAGCCAGCAGGCATCTGTAGCAATATAAAATCTGAACCTATTTCTTTTGAGGAAGGTTTAAGCAACAGCTGTGAACTGGGCATAAAACAAGCTTCCTACGATCAGaatgaagtaaaagaacagttaaaagcatttgcattaAAAAATGCAGATTTCTCTTCCTATTTGCTTTCTGAGCCACAGAAGCCTTTTACCCAATTAACAGCTCAGAAAATACAAACACAGCAcccgcagcagcagcaacagctctgTGGAAATTACCCCACTATACACTTTGGTAGCACAAGCTTCAAAAGGGCAGCCTCTGCCATTGAAAAATCCATTGGAATTTTGGGAAGTGGCTCAAATGCTGCTGCCACAGGTCTGTCGAATCAGAACATTCAGATTCCGGTTCAGAAATTTGCTgacagcagcagtgcagatgAACTGGAACTGAAATGCTCTTGCAGGCTGAAAGCCATGATAGTGTGCAAAGGCTGTGGAGCCTTCTGCCACGATGACTGCATAGGCCCTTCAAAACTGTGTGTAGCTTGTTTGGTTGTACGGTAG